Proteins co-encoded in one Fusarium musae strain F31 chromosome 3, whole genome shotgun sequence genomic window:
- a CDS encoding hypothetical protein (EggNog:ENOG41~MEROPS:MER0039482), which produces MSYYPGQGYHGGGGGGGYGYAPPPGPPPPQQQYGGYSGGHSGGPRYPPPSYPPPPGLDAYGYRLPQGQHHYAEHARAGPPPPSTPQQFGHGAPEGYTFQYSNCTGRRKALLIGINYFNQEGELRGCINDVHNVSAFLVERYGYKREDMVILTDDQSNPAMIPTRENMIRAMGWLVSNAQPNDALFLHYSGHGGQVEDLDGDEDDGYDECIYPVDHSEAGPIIDDEIHFRVVKPLVQGVRLTAIFDSCHSATVMDLPYVYSTKGVLKEPNLAKEAASGLFDAFRAYSSGDLAGAAGSVFGLAKTAFRGDDAYEKTKDTRTSPADVIMWSGSKDDQTSADATINAQATGAMSWAFISAIKANPKQSYVELLNSVRDILETKYTQKPQLSSSHPIDTDLLFIM; this is translated from the exons ATGTCCTACTACCCAGGTCAAGGATatcatggaggaggaggcggcggcggttACGGATacgctcctcctcctggacctcctcctccccagcAACAATACGGCGGTTATTCTGGAGGCCACTCTGGAGGTCCGAGATATCCTCCTCCGTCataccctcctcctcccggCCTTGACGCATACGGCTATCGTCTCCCACAAGGCCAGCACCACTATGCTGAGCACGCTCGAGCCGGCCCACCCCCTCCATCTACGCCCCAACAATTCGGTCACGGAGCCCCCGAAGGCTATACTTTCCAATACTCCAACTGTACCGGTCGTCGCAAGGCTCTTCTGATTGGCATCAACTACTTTAACCAGGAGGGAGAGCTTCGAGGTTGTATCAACGATGTCCACAATGTGTCGGCCTTCCTTGTTGAGCGATATGGCTACAAGAGAGAGGACATGGTCATTCTGACCGATGATCAATCCAACCCAGCCATGATTCCTACCCGCGAAAACATGATTCGCGCCATGGGCTGGCTTGTGTCAAACGCTCAGCCCAACGATGCCCTGTTCCTCCACTACTCTG GTCATGGTGGTCAGGTCGAAGACTtggatggcgatgaagatgacggaTACGACGAGTGCATTTACCCCGTTGACCACTCCGAAGCTGGTCCCAtcatcgatgatgagattcatTTCCGTGTCGTGAAGCCCCTTGTGCAAGGTGTCCGTCTCACTGCCATTTTTGACTCGTGCCATTCAGCCACGGTTATGGATCTCCCATACGTCTACTCAACAAAGGGTGTTCTCAAAGAACCCAACCTAGCCAAGGAAGCTGCATCAGGCCTCTTCGACGCCTTTAGAGCATACTCTAGTGGAGATCTTGCGGGCGCCGCTGGCTCTGTTTTCGGCTTGGCGAAGACCGCCTTCCGAGGTGATGATGCGTACGAGAAGACCAAGGACACGCGAACATCGCCAGCCGATGTTATCATGTGGTCAGGAAGCAAGGATGACCAGACATC AGCCGACGCCACGATTAATGCTCAGGCGACAGGCGCCATGTCGTGGGCATTCATTTCAGCAATCAAAGCAAATCCTAAGCAGAGCTATGTCGAATTGCTCAACAGTGTTCGCGACATTCTGGAGACGAAGTATACCCAGAAGCCACAACTGTCGAGTAGCCATCCGATCG ACACCGACCTTCTGTTTATTATGTGA
- a CDS encoding hypothetical protein (EggNog:ENOG41) produces the protein MPPLKSLPDCEGPKLEPFEHDFEGDDVEFLKILEPDCAAHSKIIKTRIGDKIYSIKFFVWGESFAQPPYTSVYDYNKRPYECCKGFMYHFTPFENECRAFGRLKDVGREDLAVKVHGYVALNCTDVIVDKLQAARSKMMDPYAKLEWFLAIDNGVSMGIVKDWVDEVEYDDEDTYDLYQQVAQVSHFSRMLERLHELHKHGIVVRDLSDRQYVNGTLIDLSMASTVPHPFGPDPSGLGELWQPRWTFQSLAAWDLYCFQEYVIEAWKEGLAQLLKARPGTKGLRKTCWIQAYRLPKYTKELRPRGRWRQDEEQQPYLPMLNYRYLKFDMIQAPRHDPLDFAKHTPVVDTAQKRVTDGAKGRGVKKSVAKRKQVKGKMVNKPKAPSSIYDLRSDTVKK, from the exons ATGCCTCCTCTCAAATCGCTGCCTGACTGCGAAGGCCCAAAGCTGGAGCCCTTTGAGCACGACTTTGAAGGGGATGACGTGGAGtttctcaagatccttgaacCCGACTGTGCTGCACACAGTAAGATTATCAAGACGCGAATTGGAGACAAGATCTATTCTATCAAGTTC TTCGTGTGGGGGGAATCTTTCGCCCAACCTCCTTACACTTCGGTATATGACTACAACAAAAGGCCCTATGAATGCTGCAAAGGGTTTATGTATCATTTCACACCTTTCGAAAACGAATGCCGGGCTTTCGGCAGGCTGAAAGACGTTGGTCGGGAGGACCTTGCGGTCAAAGTTCATGGATATGTCGCTCTCAACTGTACCGACGTCATCGTTGACAAGCTACAGGCTGCAAGGTCTAAGATGATGGATCCCTATGCAAAGCTGGAATGGTTCCTCGCAATAGACAATGGCGTCAGCATGGGAATTGTCAAAGACTGGGTAGACGAGGTGGAAtacgatgacgaggataCCTATGATCTTTATCAACAGGTGGCTCAGGTGTCCCATTTCTCTCGTATGCTTGAGAGACTCCATGAGCTCCACAAGCACGGGATAGTTGTAAGGGACCTATCTGATCGGCAGTACGTCAACGGCACGCTCATCGACTTGAGCATGGCATCCACGGTCCCTCACCCATTTGGCCCAGACCCATCGGGCTTGGGAGAGCTCTGGCAGCCCCGCTGGACGTTCCAGAGCTTGGCTGCTTGGGATCTATATTGCTTCCAGGAATATGTCATCGAGGCTTGGAAAGAAGGCCTGGCCCAGCTCCTCAAGGCTAGGCCCGGAACTAAAGGCTTGAGAAAGACTTGCTGGATCCAAGCCTACCGTCTCCCCAAATACACAAAGGAACTCCGGCCCCGTGGTAGGTGGCGTCAGGACGAGGAGCAGCAGCCATATCTACCTATGCTGAACTATCGATACCTAAAGTTTGATATGATACAAGCACCTCGACATGACCCGCTTGACTTTGCCAAACATACTCCGGTCGTCGATACTGCCCAGAAGCGGGTGACAGATGGAGCAAAAGGCCGAGGTGTCAAGAAAAGCGTGGCAAAGAGGAAGCAGGTGAAGGGCAAGATGGTCAACAAGCCAAAGGCTCCAAGCTCCATATATGATCTGCGTAGCGATACAGTCAAGAAGTGA
- a CDS encoding hypothetical protein (EggNog:ENOG41) has protein sequence MIAMRPENITHWTDFNIIDINNAYGDLLSKPSNMITGQGADKSFRNQSELRNYALDAMISTLRPLVSESAGVLGQRLGFSQTIEWHRDIPLAGPQVVGQALSPSLTIFADTVPRGNLATSMVHVSKFWRSMDIENGSTDPIQHLGLYAQRSGSRYTFAITDTEVVVIRFHSLDGRETGAQWNAIPRSACGEGTLTINLAIWALIMMSLNDRHRSVVEHARTVPINAWSAHDGFYCNYLSGRRLSYLPTGAVVLDQLI, from the coding sequence ATGATTGCTATGCGTCCCGAGAATATAACTCACTGGACCGATTTCAACATTATTGATATCAACAATGCCTACGGAGACTTGCTGAGCAAGCCTTCAAACATGATCACAGGACAAGGAGCCGACAAGTCTTTCCGGAACCAGTCCGAGCTCCGAAACTACGCCCTCGATGCGATGATTTCCACTTTGCGTCCGCTGGTGTCCGAGAGCGCGGGTGTGCTTGGCCAGAGACTTGGATTCTCTCAAACCATTGAGTGGCATCGGGATATACCTTTAGCTGGTCCGCAAGTTGTTGGACAGGCTCTCAGTCCTAGCTTGACGATTTTTGCTGATACAGTGCCTCGGGGAAACCTTGCCACTAGCATGGTCCACGTCTCAAAGTTCTGGCGTTCCATGGACATTGAAAACGGTTCTACGGATCCTATCCAGCACCTTGGATTATACGCGCAGCGCAGCGGGTCTCGCTATACTTTTGCGATAACTGACACCGAAGTAGTTGTCATTCGCTTCCACTCGCTGGATGGAAGGGAAACTGGCGCCCAGTGGAACGCGATTCCGCGTAGTGCGTGTGGCGAAGGAACGCTGACAATCAATCTGGCCATATGGGCTCTCATCATGATGAGCCTAAATGACCGACACCGCTCGGTCGTCGAGCATGCACGAACCGTTCCCATAAATGCCTGGTCGGCGCATGACGGGTTCTATTGCAACTATCTTTCAGGACGCCGCCTCTCGTATCTCCCCACGGGGGCTGTGGTTCTGGATCAGTTGATCTAA